A window from Treponema sp. J25 encodes these proteins:
- a CDS encoding ATP-dependent 6-phosphofructokinase: MSDTYDFTIEELGKRTIESPINLSKVAGDFIANYVSDNEYVLLSPEARLGEQPPIDRKQVFEKAGPREKIYFSPKHVHAAIATCGGLCPGLNDVIRAIVRSLWYRYGVHRISGIRYGYKGLLPEYNFDVKPLDPDIVDDIHKIGGTILGTARGGGKQVSDIVDSLERLNINILFTIGGDGTQRGALDIANEITRRGLKIAVVGIPKTVDNDFSYIDKSFGFDTAVKKAVEAVTAAHMEAHSQINGIGLVKVMGRESGFIAAHTALASHEVNFVLIPEVPFDLEGPNGFFAHLEKRLERRNHAVIVVAEGALQDQLLKETKTDASGNLKFVDVGVYLRDKIQEYFDKKGIEINLKYIDPSYIIRASPAEPIDSIYCERLGNAAVHAAMAGKTKVLIGLVNNEFVHLPMQMAISKRRHVDPEGSLWRDTLEATHQPILMVNSETLSQALGVKK; the protein is encoded by the coding sequence ATGAGTGATACCTACGATTTTACCATCGAAGAACTAGGCAAACGAACCATAGAGTCCCCCATCAATCTTTCAAAGGTCGCGGGGGACTTTATTGCCAACTATGTGTCTGATAATGAATATGTGCTGCTTTCTCCCGAAGCCCGATTAGGAGAACAGCCACCGATTGACCGAAAACAGGTGTTTGAAAAAGCCGGCCCCCGAGAGAAGATCTATTTTTCTCCCAAACATGTCCATGCCGCAATCGCCACCTGCGGGGGCCTTTGTCCGGGGCTCAATGACGTTATTCGGGCTATTGTCCGAAGTCTCTGGTATCGATATGGGGTCCATCGTATCTCGGGGATCCGCTATGGCTATAAGGGCTTATTACCGGAATACAATTTTGACGTAAAGCCCCTGGACCCTGATATTGTGGATGACATTCATAAAATCGGGGGGACCATCCTGGGGACTGCCCGGGGCGGGGGCAAACAGGTAAGCGATATTGTAGATTCTCTGGAACGGCTTAACATCAATATCCTCTTTACCATCGGTGGCGATGGTACCCAACGGGGGGCCCTGGATATCGCCAACGAAATAACCCGTCGGGGGTTAAAAATCGCCGTCGTAGGAATTCCCAAAACCGTAGACAATGATTTTTCGTATATTGATAAATCCTTTGGGTTTGATACGGCCGTGAAAAAGGCGGTGGAAGCGGTTACGGCGGCCCATATGGAGGCTCATTCCCAGATCAACGGGATTGGCCTTGTCAAAGTGATGGGCCGGGAATCGGGCTTTATTGCGGCCCACACGGCGTTGGCCAGTCATGAAGTAAACTTCGTATTGATACCGGAAGTTCCCTTTGACCTTGAAGGGCCCAATGGGTTCTTTGCCCATCTTGAAAAACGGCTTGAACGCCGAAACCATGCGGTAATCGTCGTCGCCGAGGGGGCACTTCAGGATCAGCTTTTAAAAGAGACAAAAACCGACGCCTCGGGGAACCTAAAATTCGTGGATGTCGGAGTCTACCTGCGGGATAAGATCCAGGAATATTTTGATAAAAAGGGAATTGAAATTAATCTGAAGTACATCGATCCCAGTTATATCATTCGGGCTTCGCCGGCGGAGCCTATCGACTCTATTTATTGTGAACGGCTCGGGAATGCAGCGGTGCACGCAGCCATGGCTGGGAAAACAAAGGTTTTAATTGGCCTTGTCAACAACGAATTTGTCCACCTTCCCATGCAAATGGCTATCTCCAAGCGCCGTCATGTGGATCCAGAAGGGAGCCTGTGGCGGGATACCCTGGAAGCCACCCATCAACCTATTTTGATGGTGAACAGTGAAACCCTCTCCCAGGCGTTGGGGGTAAAAAAATAG
- a CDS encoding HAMP domain-containing sensor histidine kinase — translation MVCEPILAFFLGPRELGPPSPHRIRDENFVALLLIVLPLMVLSALLEGLFHPNAFVVINTALSLDTILTLWLIRKRKGGAPVIFLFGALLFMSGYYLFLFFTDPMVAVQLVPFSALVYMGIILLDGVYSPWNLTAPIIYGLILLFDSLAWFFYPRRNEIFFVNLWLAIGILHTLGFFINLFIRSYYRRLEQLALARKRMNQRLEELLKEVRESGIQRLASFSHDIRSPLTSIMAVQAMLAATDLTEEQKRYVDILGRSNKLLLDLVESVLDPETPRNGLRSTSLHDTVEELLAPQRSLMALRNIQLVNRVPKKVRFPRLERNDLVRILSNLIDNGLKYTQAGELCVGAEEYKAKDGERIRLWVEDSGPGFLPEIIQAIMEDRTLPDSRFSTSHALGLRDVRALVAQYKGTMRIENRPEGGARILLEIPL, via the coding sequence ATGGTATGTGAACCTATCCTTGCTTTTTTCCTTGGTCCCCGGGAACTGGGGCCCCCCTCTCCTCATCGTATTCGGGATGAAAATTTTGTGGCCCTCCTGCTCATTGTGTTGCCCCTCATGGTACTCTCTGCTCTTCTGGAGGGGCTATTTCATCCCAATGCATTTGTCGTTATTAATACTGCCCTTTCTCTGGATACGATTCTTACCCTCTGGCTGATAAGAAAGAGAAAAGGCGGAGCGCCGGTAATTTTCCTGTTTGGGGCGCTTCTTTTTATGAGTGGCTATTACCTTTTCCTTTTTTTTACCGATCCCATGGTGGCGGTCCAGTTAGTTCCCTTTTCAGCCCTTGTCTATATGGGGATTATTTTGTTAGATGGGGTATATTCTCCCTGGAACCTGACTGCTCCCATAATCTATGGATTGATTCTTCTGTTTGATAGCCTTGCCTGGTTCTTCTATCCCCGGCGGAATGAGATTTTTTTCGTTAACCTCTGGCTTGCTATCGGGATACTTCATACTCTTGGTTTTTTTATCAATCTGTTTATCCGTTCGTATTATCGTCGGCTTGAACAACTGGCCCTGGCTCGAAAACGGATGAATCAACGGCTCGAAGAACTCCTCAAAGAGGTGCGAGAATCGGGGATACAACGGCTTGCGAGTTTTTCCCACGACATTCGTTCTCCCCTGACAAGTATCATGGCGGTGCAGGCCATGTTGGCTGCGACGGACCTTACGGAAGAACAGAAGCGCTATGTAGATATTTTGGGGCGTTCCAATAAATTGTTGCTGGATCTGGTAGAATCGGTATTAGACCCTGAGACTCCCCGTAATGGATTAAGGAGCACTTCTTTGCATGATACGGTAGAAGAACTCCTGGCCCCGCAGCGTAGTCTTATGGCCCTTCGAAATATCCAGCTTGTTAATCGGGTACCCAAAAAGGTTCGGTTCCCTCGCCTGGAACGGAACGACCTTGTAAGAATTCTTTCCAACCTGATCGATAACGGTCTAAAATACACACAGGCGGGAGAGCTTTGTGTTGGAGCGGAGGAATACAAGGCTAAAGATGGTGAGAGAATCCGTTTGTGGGTGGAAGATTCGGGGCCGGGTTTTTTACCAGAAATTATTCAGGCCATTATGGAGGATAGGACCCTTCCAGATAGTCGTTTTAGTACCTCCCATGCTTTAGGATTACGGGATGTACGAGCCCTTGTTGCTCAGTACAAAGGAACGATGCGCATAGAAAATCGTCCAGAGGGAGGAGCCCGGATTCTTCTAGAGATACCGCTCTAA
- a CDS encoding NifU family protein, with the protein MLEEKVKAALEDVRPSLQAEGGDVQLVSVTDDGVVSLKLTGACGSCPYSQMTLRMGIEKYLKKVVPEVTSVVGV; encoded by the coding sequence ATGTTAGAAGAAAAGGTTAAGGCCGCTCTGGAAGATGTGCGTCCCTCCTTACAGGCCGAGGGTGGTGATGTGCAACTGGTTTCGGTAACCGACGATGGGGTAGTTTCCCTTAAGTTAACCGGTGCCTGTGGATCATGCCCCTATTCCCAGATGACCCTTCGGATGGGAATCGAAAAATACCTGAAAAAGGTGGTACCGGAAGTTACCTCGGTAGTGGGTGTATAA
- a CDS encoding YgiQ family radical SAM protein: MKHQEKTSDNRIFLPVSKEDLAQRGWDTCDFIFVSGDAYVDHPSFAAALIGRVLEAAGFRVGVIPQPRWEDPASYLVLGLPRLAFLVGAGNLDSMVAHYTANKKPRSQDVYSPGGKVGFRPDRATLVYVEGLRRACKLVGEQRPIIIGGIEASLRRFAHYDYWSDKVRRSILLDSKADLLVYGMGERPILEIARRLAQGEPIETIRDVRSTCVWGSGVPQVDPQKVIELPSFEEIREPTAEAKRRFAEHFMLQKRNQDPLSGKILIEKSDTRYVLQNPPALPLDTAELDRIYELPFTREAHPMYASMGGVPALQEVAFSLVSSRGCFGGCSFCAITFHQGRIIQHRSKDSLLREARGLVQHPEFKGYIHDVGGPTANFFSLPCEVQKRGGVCTHRDCLYPAPCPNLRATHREYREVLQALRSLPGIKKVFVRSGLRFDYLLLDTTEGSAFLKELCAHHVSGQLKVAPEHITPRVLDAMGKTGSQVYEEFRKLFARANQELGKKQYLIPYFIASHPGSTLEDALELALYLKKTGFVPDQVQDFYPTPGSLATVMYYTGLDPRTMKAIPVPRGERERRLQRALLQFNKKENHPLVRDALRQLGKLYLSRTLGLRESRE; this comes from the coding sequence TTGAAGCACCAGGAAAAAACAAGCGACAACCGTATTTTTCTTCCCGTTTCTAAAGAAGATCTTGCCCAGCGAGGGTGGGATACCTGTGACTTTATCTTTGTTTCAGGCGATGCCTACGTAGATCATCCTTCGTTTGCGGCGGCGTTGATTGGCCGGGTCCTTGAAGCCGCCGGCTTTCGGGTAGGGGTTATTCCCCAGCCCCGCTGGGAAGACCCTGCCTCATATCTTGTCCTGGGGCTCCCCCGTCTGGCCTTCCTGGTGGGGGCAGGAAACCTGGATTCCATGGTAGCCCACTACACGGCAAATAAAAAGCCCCGCAGCCAGGATGTCTATTCGCCAGGGGGAAAGGTGGGGTTTCGGCCTGACCGGGCAACCCTGGTATACGTGGAAGGTCTTCGTCGTGCCTGCAAACTGGTAGGAGAACAGCGGCCCATCATTATCGGCGGTATCGAGGCAAGCCTGCGTCGCTTTGCCCACTACGACTACTGGTCCGATAAGGTGCGTCGCTCTATCCTCCTGGACTCTAAGGCGGACCTCCTGGTGTATGGTATGGGAGAGCGGCCTATTCTGGAAATAGCCCGGCGCCTTGCCCAGGGAGAACCCATTGAAACTATCCGGGATGTGCGGAGTACCTGTGTCTGGGGGTCCGGAGTTCCCCAGGTGGATCCTCAGAAGGTGATAGAGCTCCCTTCCTTTGAAGAAATACGGGAGCCCACGGCGGAGGCAAAACGGCGTTTTGCCGAACACTTTATGCTCCAGAAGCGGAACCAGGACCCTCTGTCGGGTAAAATTTTGATAGAAAAAAGTGATACCCGTTATGTTCTGCAGAATCCGCCGGCCCTTCCTCTGGATACGGCCGAACTGGATCGAATATACGAACTTCCCTTTACCCGCGAGGCCCACCCGATGTATGCCTCCATGGGCGGGGTCCCCGCCTTACAGGAAGTGGCCTTTTCGCTTGTTTCAAGCCGGGGCTGTTTTGGGGGCTGTTCATTCTGCGCTATTACCTTTCATCAGGGACGGATAATACAACATCGAAGTAAGGACAGCCTCCTTCGAGAAGCCCGGGGCTTGGTGCAGCATCCTGAATTTAAGGGGTACATCCATGATGTAGGGGGGCCGACGGCAAACTTTTTTAGTCTTCCCTGTGAGGTACAGAAAAGAGGGGGTGTTTGTACCCATCGAGATTGCTTATACCCAGCCCCCTGTCCTAATCTCCGGGCCACTCACCGGGAGTACCGGGAAGTTCTGCAAGCCCTGCGTAGCCTTCCGGGGATTAAAAAGGTGTTTGTCCGTTCAGGACTTCGTTTTGATTATCTTTTGCTGGATACCACCGAAGGTTCTGCTTTTCTCAAAGAGCTCTGTGCCCACCATGTATCGGGCCAGCTTAAGGTGGCGCCGGAGCATATTACCCCCCGGGTTCTTGATGCGATGGGAAAAACAGGCAGCCAGGTATACGAAGAATTTCGAAAGCTTTTTGCCAGGGCTAATCAGGAACTGGGAAAAAAACAGTACCTGATCCCCTATTTTATTGCGAGCCATCCTGGTTCGACCCTGGAAGATGCCCTGGAATTAGCCCTGTACCTTAAGAAGACCGGTTTTGTGCCCGACCAGGTTCAGGATTTTTATCCCACCCCTGGTTCTCTTGCAACGGTGATGTATTATACGGGACTGGACCCCCGAACCATGAAGGCCATCCCTGTTCCCCGGGGCGAACGGGAACGGCGGCTCCAACGGGCCCTCTTACAGTTTAACAAAAAAGAAAATCATCCCCTGGTCAGGGATGCCCTGAGACAACTGGGGAAGCTTTACCTCAGCCGTACCCTCGGGCTTAGAGAGTCCAGAGAGTAG
- a CDS encoding ERCC4 domain-containing protein encodes MGLVWIVQKTGNPRFPIRIAIEQEGRTLFAVRAQDAWPGQKGNVFCIRDGTPPDERDLFETVERIPVISFDRFGKSLRITLDRPLKKRCEFLILQKAYKNRPGSYEQIFFKTQTAQREHRSRSRLSLRPVKTSFTVVVDTAEKYPWKFPKAQIEKRKLPAGDYALIHEDTILAVVERKTFQNLLTDFSRIAMLHQVLRELETLPHAALVIEADYGDFLNPERLEHSYKPAHCYRVLSELQAMHPHLPIIFARTRKEANLWTYGFFRAVYRKSLEERASQETELTAEPVVPYVAELRLEQRILTALRDNEAVTATTNSSPVGSAVSGVSFTTLQEVLTDVDETSLKRILQRLKKQGRIDSMGRGNVRRWFLITEKPADPSE; translated from the coding sequence ATGGGCCTTGTGTGGATTGTTCAGAAAACAGGAAATCCCCGTTTTCCCATACGGATCGCCATTGAACAGGAGGGCAGAACCCTTTTTGCAGTACGGGCCCAGGATGCCTGGCCAGGCCAAAAGGGGAATGTTTTCTGCATTCGGGATGGGACACCACCGGATGAACGGGATCTATTCGAAACGGTAGAGCGTATACCGGTTATCTCCTTTGATCGTTTTGGAAAGAGTCTCCGCATCACCCTGGACCGGCCTCTTAAAAAACGCTGTGAATTCCTTATTTTACAAAAGGCCTATAAAAATCGTCCCGGTAGTTATGAACAGATCTTTTTTAAAACCCAGACGGCTCAACGAGAACATCGGTCCCGTTCGCGGCTATCCCTTCGTCCTGTTAAGACATCCTTTACGGTCGTTGTTGATACGGCAGAAAAGTATCCCTGGAAATTTCCCAAGGCCCAGATTGAAAAACGAAAGCTCCCCGCAGGAGATTATGCGCTCATCCATGAAGATACAATCCTTGCGGTGGTAGAACGAAAAACCTTCCAAAATCTGCTTACCGATTTTTCCCGTATTGCCATGCTTCACCAGGTCCTGCGGGAATTAGAAACCCTCCCCCATGCGGCTCTCGTCATCGAGGCTGATTATGGTGATTTTCTTAACCCGGAGCGATTAGAACATTCCTATAAACCTGCCCATTGCTACCGGGTCTTATCGGAGCTCCAGGCCATGCATCCCCATCTCCCCATCATTTTTGCTCGCACCAGAAAAGAAGCAAACCTCTGGACCTATGGCTTTTTCCGAGCGGTATACCGCAAATCCCTTGAGGAACGGGCGAGCCAGGAAACAGAGCTTACTGCTGAACCGGTGGTTCCTTACGTCGCCGAACTCCGCCTGGAACAGCGAATTCTTACAGCCCTCCGGGACAATGAAGCCGTAACGGCTACTACCAATTCCAGCCCTGTAGGGTCTGCCGTTTCAGGGGTCAGTTTTACTACCCTTCAGGAAGTCCTGACTGATGTGGATGAAACCTCTTTGAAGCGGATCCTCCAGCGCCTTAAGAAACAGGGCCGAATTGACTCTATGGGCCGGGGCAACGTCCGGCGCTGGTTTTTAATAACAGAAAAGCCCGCAGACCCATCCGAATAA
- a CDS encoding GntR family transcriptional regulator: protein MDIKGAAKTNGLTISENVYYTLRKNIVNLHLRPGELLNVREITEKLHVSRTPVREALIRLEREGLIDVVPQVGTSVSKIDLDRVEEEKFIRSTLEEKVIELCLESPLQFMLPDLEKALLHQEAALQDADALTFLEWDDEFHRSIFHAMNKQMCWDLIQKNSGHYRRVRIMTMWYKDIRASVLEQHRQIYSTIKEKDSSRLYSLVHDHFTRIVIQEKELMQAFPDYFKTKPLTTDPLVSSFISAG, encoded by the coding sequence ATGGATATAAAAGGGGCTGCTAAAACAAACGGACTTACTATCAGTGAGAATGTATACTACACCCTCCGAAAAAACATTGTAAACCTTCACTTACGACCGGGAGAACTATTAAACGTCCGGGAGATCACCGAGAAACTCCACGTAAGCCGGACCCCCGTTCGAGAAGCCCTGATCAGGCTTGAACGGGAAGGCCTTATCGACGTGGTACCCCAGGTGGGGACCAGTGTTTCCAAGATAGATCTCGATCGGGTAGAAGAAGAAAAGTTCATCCGCTCCACCCTGGAAGAAAAGGTTATCGAACTGTGCCTTGAATCTCCCCTCCAATTCATGTTGCCGGACCTTGAAAAGGCCCTGCTCCACCAGGAAGCGGCCCTGCAGGATGCGGATGCCCTTACCTTTCTTGAATGGGACGATGAATTCCATCGCAGCATTTTCCACGCCATGAACAAACAGATGTGCTGGGACCTGATACAGAAAAACTCAGGCCACTACCGACGGGTACGTATCATGACCATGTGGTATAAGGATATCCGGGCTTCCGTTCTTGAACAGCATCGCCAGATTTACAGCACCATCAAAGAAAAGGATTCTTCCCGGCTCTATTCCCTTGTACACGATCACTTTACCCGGATAGTGATTCAGGAAAAAGAGTTGATGCAGGCCTTTCCCGATTATTTTAAGACAAAACCCCTTACCACCGACCCTCTGGTGTCAAGCTTTATAAGCGCTGGATAA
- a CDS encoding RNA methyltransferase, which yields MRNKLTGELAVCGLNAVRALAEVHPERIHRFFFREDRAQLFGKTCKYLASHHRPYKICDDEELERLCKSPRHQGIVAMIREPEIPELSSEEVRRWVREGGIGILLDDVGNDNNLGAIIRSAAFFGLRSVILSRHDKEARLTTSAYRVAEGGMEYVSLWKVASLARCINQYGKEILFVGADHRSPIQIREGMKVLQDRYPDRFCEKGHLPAIAIVVGNEERGLSQEVRSSCALLVRIPGTGAIESLNVAQAATICMHELVSYGM from the coding sequence ATGCGAAATAAACTGACCGGTGAGCTCGCCGTATGTGGTTTAAATGCGGTACGGGCCTTGGCAGAGGTACACCCGGAACGGATACATCGTTTTTTCTTTCGGGAAGATCGGGCCCAGCTTTTTGGCAAAACCTGTAAATACCTAGCTTCTCATCATCGACCCTATAAGATCTGTGATGATGAAGAACTGGAACGGCTTTGCAAAAGTCCCCGGCATCAAGGGATTGTGGCCATGATTCGGGAACCGGAAATTCCTGAGCTTTCTTCTGAGGAAGTCCGTCGGTGGGTAAGGGAAGGAGGTATAGGCATCCTCCTCGATGATGTAGGAAATGATAATAATCTTGGCGCTATCATTCGTTCGGCCGCCTTTTTTGGTCTCCGATCGGTGATTCTCTCCCGCCATGATAAGGAAGCTCGACTTACCACCAGTGCCTATCGGGTTGCCGAAGGGGGTATGGAATACGTATCGCTCTGGAAGGTTGCTTCCCTGGCCCGTTGCATTAACCAGTATGGGAAAGAAATTCTCTTTGTAGGAGCGGATCATCGCTCGCCGATTCAGATCCGAGAGGGAATGAAGGTGTTACAGGATCGCTACCCCGACCGATTTTGTGAAAAAGGCCATCTACCGGCTATTGCTATTGTAGTAGGAAATGAAGAGCGAGGGCTTTCTCAGGAAGTACGGTCATCCTGTGCGCTTCTGGTACGGATCCCCGGAACAGGGGCTATCGAAAGCCTGAATGTGGCCCAGGCGGCGACTATTTGCATGCATGAGTTGGTCTCCTATGGTATGTGA